A window of Bacteroidota bacterium contains these coding sequences:
- a CDS encoding sugar transferase — translation MKRLFDIIFSFIGIIILLPFFFVFALLIIADSGFPVFYYQKRVGKNGIDFLLMKFRTMKKDADKQGLLTVGEKDSRITNIGFFLRNYKLDELPQLFNVLLGDMSLVGPRPEVRKYVEMYTEEQKKVLTIKPGITDYASIEYSNENEIIARSENPEELYIEEIMPAKLKLNLKYISEQNFAADLKIILKTIAKIFN, via the coding sequence ATGAAAAGATTGTTTGACATAATCTTTTCCTTTATCGGTATTATTATTCTCCTTCCTTTCTTTTTCGTGTTTGCCCTCCTGATTATTGCTGATTCGGGATTTCCTGTTTTCTATTATCAAAAAAGAGTTGGAAAAAATGGAATTGATTTTTTACTTATGAAATTTCGTACTATGAAAAAAGATGCCGACAAACAAGGGTTGCTCACGGTAGGTGAAAAAGATTCACGAATTACAAATATTGGTTTCTTTCTCCGAAATTATAAACTTGACGAACTACCGCAATTATTCAATGTGCTGCTGGGCGATATGAGTCTAGTCGGTCCAAGACCTGAAGTAAGAAAATACGTGGAGATGTATACGGAAGAACAGAAAAAAGTTTTAACGATTAAGCCGGGAATTACTGATTATGCTTCGATTGAATATTCAAATGAAAATGAGATTATCGCCAGATCAGAGAATCCTGAAGAGTTATATATTGAAGAAATCATGCCTGCTAAACTAAAACTAAATCTGAAATATATTTCAGAACAAAATTTTGCTGCCGATTTGAAAATAATTTTGAAAACTATCGCCAAGATTTTCAACTGA
- a CDS encoding DegT/DnrJ/EryC1/StrS family aminotransferase — MIPFSPPKITDEIVKAVEEVLRSGWITTGPKTKEFEKRITEYCGCKSTLCLNSATAGLEMILRWYGVGKGDEVIVPAYTYSATANVVIHCGAKIVFVDTNPDDFNISIAKIEKAITSRTKVIMPVDFGGLPCDYDAINELVRRKDIRKKFKTNTKEQKQLKRVLVLSDSAHSIGAVYKGKKTGSLTDVSVFSFHAVKNLITAEGGAVCLNLPSPFNNEKVYKELCIKSLHGQNKDALAKTQKGSWRYDIVEAGYKCNMTDMAAVMGLVELSTYDSDTLVKRKKICETYSKTFSKYEWAQTPVLKDSSRESSYHLFPLRVKGIKETQRDEIIKEIFKREVSVNVHFIPVPMMRFYRKLGYKIKNYPVAYNNYSREISLPVYYDLTDEKMQTVINAVISSVQKVIG, encoded by the coding sequence ATGATTCCCTTTTCCCCACCAAAAATAACTGATGAAATTGTAAAAGCAGTCGAAGAAGTTCTGCGTTCCGGCTGGATTACAACAGGACCGAAAACAAAAGAATTTGAGAAAAGGATTACTGAATACTGCGGATGCAAGTCAACGTTGTGTTTGAATTCAGCTACTGCCGGCCTTGAAATGATTCTTCGCTGGTACGGAGTTGGAAAAGGTGATGAAGTAATTGTTCCTGCATATACTTATTCTGCTACAGCCAACGTGGTCATACATTGTGGGGCGAAAATTGTTTTTGTTGATACAAATCCGGATGACTTTAATATTTCCATAGCAAAAATTGAAAAAGCTATCACTTCCAGAACAAAAGTTATCATGCCTGTTGATTTTGGCGGACTGCCTTGTGATTATGATGCGATAAATGAATTAGTGCGCAGAAAAGATATCCGAAAAAAATTCAAAACAAATACGAAAGAGCAAAAACAGCTGAAACGAGTTCTTGTGCTCAGCGATTCGGCACATTCAATTGGAGCCGTTTACAAAGGAAAAAAAACAGGATCCCTTACAGATGTTTCTGTTTTTTCATTTCACGCTGTGAAAAATCTTATTACAGCTGAAGGCGGTGCAGTATGCCTGAATCTTCCATCACCTTTTAACAACGAAAAAGTTTATAAAGAGTTATGCATAAAATCTCTCCATGGACAAAATAAAGACGCTCTGGCTAAAACTCAGAAAGGCTCATGGCGTTATGATATTGTTGAAGCGGGCTACAAATGCAACATGACCGATATGGCAGCGGTGATGGGATTGGTTGAACTCAGCACTTATGATTCAGATACATTAGTAAAGAGAAAAAAAATATGCGAAACCTATTCAAAGACATTTTCAAAATATGAATGGGCGCAGACCCCTGTGTTAAAAGACAGCAGCAGGGAATCTTCATACCATCTCTTTCCTCTTCGCGTAAAAGGAATAAAGGAAACACAGCGCGATGAGATAATAAAAGAAATTTTTAAACGAGAAGTTTCCGTAAACGTGCATTTCATTCCTGTACCGATGATGCGCTTTTACAGAAAGCTCGGCTACAAAATCAAGAATTACCCTGTGGCGTATAACAATTACTCTCGTGAAATTTCTCTTCCCGTTTATTACGATTTGACAGATGAGAAAATGCAAACTGTAATAAACGCTGTGATTTCTTCAGTCCAAAAAGTTATTGGATGA
- a CDS encoding O-antigen ligase family protein, with translation MTKKLFISIYKITLWGEILNKELNIRFHFLLTSLLAFLLPIYPGIIPTAIALLFINWLASGNFVYLFRKNKNSFYFLLFISLYLLYVIGLFYSENYEYGLKDLEIKLSLLVFPLIYFSSDKFKKEQLKSVFRKFIYGCLTASAICIGYATYQYFITQYTISKGIWAWDYGINFFLKDRLSLWMHPSYRSMYFVMALTAIYLLKEKEQYASFLKKYFTPAILAALVLFFNSKAGILSLLLFGAFVSWQLIFKEKKIKFAVVGIIISVLLFVSLYFSAPEFTIRVKSIFNIFSENIDMRKSEESTASRIAIWNAAKTVIAENFFIGTGTGDVKDALTDEYSKQGMTFALKEDLNAHNQFLQSFTALGIIGFISLCSSLLIPLFMGWKNKNYVYVIFILIIILNLFTESMFETQAGVVFYAFFNSLLLFSQPAPNETSGKEKI, from the coding sequence TTGACAAAGAAACTATTCATCAGTATTTACAAAATAACCCTCTGGGGAGAAATATTGAATAAAGAATTAAACATACGTTTTCATTTTCTTCTCACATCATTATTAGCTTTCTTGCTTCCAATTTATCCGGGCATTATTCCCACTGCAATTGCATTGCTGTTTATCAATTGGCTCGCAAGTGGAAACTTCGTTTATCTATTTAGAAAAAATAAAAACAGTTTTTATTTTTTACTTTTTATTTCTCTTTATCTGCTTTATGTAATCGGATTATTCTACTCTGAAAATTATGAGTATGGATTAAAAGATTTAGAAATAAAACTTTCTTTATTAGTTTTTCCTCTAATATATTTTTCATCTGATAAATTTAAAAAAGAGCAATTGAAATCCGTATTCAGAAAATTCATCTACGGATGTTTGACAGCATCTGCAATTTGTATTGGATATGCCACCTATCAATATTTCATAACACAATACACAATATCGAAGGGCATCTGGGCCTGGGATTACGGTATTAATTTTTTTTTAAAAGACCGCCTTTCGCTCTGGATGCATCCCAGTTACAGATCAATGTATTTTGTGATGGCGCTTACAGCAATTTACTTGCTCAAAGAAAAAGAACAGTATGCATCTTTTTTGAAAAAATATTTTACTCCTGCTATTTTAGCCGCATTAGTTTTGTTCTTTAATTCAAAAGCAGGAATATTATCGCTTCTTCTTTTTGGAGCTTTTGTCAGTTGGCAATTAATATTTAAAGAGAAGAAAATTAAATTTGCAGTGGTAGGTATCATCATCTCGGTTCTTCTCTTTGTCTCCCTTTATTTTTCCGCTCCCGAATTTACTATTCGGGTAAAAAGCATCTTTAATATTTTTTCTGAAAATATTGACATGAGAAAAAGTGAAGAAAGCACCGCTTCAAGAATTGCAATATGGAATGCAGCCAAAACTGTAATAGCTGAAAATTTTTTTATCGGAACTGGAACTGGAGATGTGAAAGATGCACTGACGGATGAATACAGCAAGCAAGGAATGACTTTTGCCCTGAAAGAAGATTTAAACGCCCACAACCAATTTCTACAAAGTTTTACCGCGCTTGGAATTATCGGATTTATTTCTTTGTGTTCATCCTTGTTAATTCCATTATTCATGGGATGGAAAAATAAAAATTATGTTTATGTTATATTTATTTTGATTATAATTTTAAATCTTTTTACTGAATCCATGTTTGAAACTCAGGCAGGAGTTGTTTTCTACGCTTTCTTTAATTCTTTACTTTTGTTTTCTCAACCTGCCCCGAATGAAACTTCGGGAAAAGAAAAGATATGA
- a CDS encoding acyltransferase, giving the protein MELKKQIYFSPFGRVISIIQNWFSFFSRPFMVYGYYSCFDSKFKKHTRISSSVIIMNKNNLQIGNNVWIWHYSIIDATNKVMIGEGCQIGAWVGIFTHSSHIAIRLYGGESYIKAPQDERMGYISGEVIIGEYTFIGAKSTILPNIKIGKGCLIAAGTLVNKSVPDFSIVVGNPGMIKGSTKELDKKYFNEKLVQQNYFDKETIHQYLQNNPLGRNIE; this is encoded by the coding sequence ATGGAACTAAAAAAACAAATATACTTTTCCCCTTTCGGCAGAGTTATTTCAATCATTCAGAATTGGTTCAGTTTTTTTTCCAGACCTTTTATGGTATACGGCTATTACAGCTGCTTTGACTCTAAATTCAAAAAGCACACAAGAATATCTTCATCTGTTATTATCATGAACAAAAATAATTTGCAAATTGGGAATAATGTTTGGATTTGGCATTATTCTATCATTGATGCGACTAATAAAGTTATGATTGGAGAAGGTTGTCAAATAGGTGCATGGGTGGGTATTTTCACTCATAGCAGCCATATTGCAATAAGATTATATGGAGGAGAAAGTTACATCAAAGCACCGCAAGACGAACGTATGGGCTATATTTCAGGTGAGGTTATTATTGGAGAATATACTTTTATCGGTGCAAAATCCACCATTCTACCCAACATTAAAATAGGAAAAGGCTGCTTAATTGCAGCCGGAACATTAGTTAATAAATCAGTACCTGATTTTTCTATAGTGGTCGGTAATCCTGGTATGATAAAAGGAAGTACAAAAGAATTGGATAAAAAATATTTTAATGAAAAATTAGTCCAGCAAAATTATTTTGACAAAGAAACTATTCATCAGTATTTACAAAATAACCCTCTGGGGAGAAATATTGAATAA
- a CDS encoding glycosyltransferase family 4 protein, whose product MKTNLIISAVFPPEPVVSAKLSFDIANAISAKEIVTVISPKPSRPLGFKFNTMNSEYNFNHIQSNSFVSPQPNILGRFIESYSFGKYCYKYISKNHKNIKVIYANTWPLIAQCLAVAAANKFNVPIIIHVQDIYPESLTKKKYLIGKLLYFILFRIDKYVLKNADKIITISEKMKLYLTETRKISYDKINVVLNWQDEKTFVKYEQEDKLKKSNHAPFTFMYLGNIGATAGVQLLINSFLDAKLSNSRLVIAGSGSMRKILEKKVNGIKEGTIEFWSVPDGKVPEIQSLADVLLLPLIKGAASFSIPSKLPAYMFSKKPIIACVDDGSDSASCIKEANCGYVLEPENIKQLSKCMTEIRNLPAEKLIKMGENGFTYACKNMSKDLNLEKIIFLIMKS is encoded by the coding sequence ATGAAAACCAATTTAATTATTTCAGCTGTTTTTCCACCTGAGCCTGTAGTGTCTGCAAAATTATCATTTGATATTGCAAATGCTATTTCAGCAAAAGAGATCGTAACAGTTATTTCTCCAAAACCTTCCCGTCCCCTTGGGTTCAAGTTCAATACAATGAATTCGGAATATAATTTTAACCATATTCAGTCAAATTCTTTCGTCAGTCCTCAACCAAATATATTAGGAAGGTTTATTGAAAGCTATAGCTTTGGGAAATATTGTTATAAATACATTTCGAAAAATCATAAAAATATAAAAGTAATATACGCTAACACATGGCCGTTGATAGCGCAGTGCCTCGCTGTAGCTGCTGCAAATAAATTTAATGTTCCCATCATTATTCATGTACAGGATATTTACCCGGAATCATTAACCAAGAAAAAATATCTGATTGGCAAATTGCTTTATTTTATTTTATTCCGTATAGATAAATACGTACTAAAAAACGCAGACAAAATCATTACGATTTCAGAGAAAATGAAATTATATCTTACTGAAACCAGAAAAATATCTTATGATAAAATAAACGTTGTTCTAAACTGGCAGGACGAAAAAACATTTGTCAAGTACGAACAAGAAGACAAACTAAAAAAATCTAATCATGCCCCGTTTACTTTTATGTATTTAGGAAATATTGGCGCCACTGCAGGAGTGCAATTACTAATAAATTCTTTTTTAGATGCTAAACTATCTAATAGCCGTTTGGTTATAGCAGGTTCTGGCTCAATGAGAAAAATATTGGAAAAAAAAGTAAATGGCATAAAAGAGGGCACAATAGAATTTTGGTCAGTCCCAGATGGAAAAGTGCCTGAAATACAAAGTTTGGCTGATGTATTATTGCTTCCTTTAATAAAAGGCGCTGCCAGTTTCTCTATTCCATCTAAACTTCCTGCTTATATGTTTTCTAAAAAACCTATTATTGCATGCGTTGATGATGGCAGTGATTCTGCTTCTTGTATTAAAGAGGCAAATTGCGGCTATGTTTTAGAACCTGAAAATATTAAACAATTATCAAAATGCATGACTGAAATAAGGAATCTGCCGGCAGAGAAATTAATAAAAATGGGTGAAAACGGATTTACTTATGCTTGCAAGAATATGTCTAAAGACTTGAATCTTGAAAAAATAATTTTTTTGATAATGAAATCCTGA
- a CDS encoding glycosyl transferase — protein MFYYCTLFDSFYLIKGLTMYRSLEKSCDNFHLYIFAFDDRSYNILNKLKLQKATIISLSEFEDDKLLAVKPTRTKAEYCWTCTSSSILYIIEKYNVPNCTYIDADLFFYQNPNVLFDEMSSKSILLTEHRYPLKFNRVSSSGVYCVQFITFVNDENGTKALRWWRDACIDWCFNRYEDDKFGDQKYLDDWTTRFKGVHVLQHLGGGIAAWNVEQYEFIERKNNRILFFDKTSKSKFEAIFYHFHHVRFFKNDIVDLGWREQSRTIVDNLYVPYFIELDETENIIRQVDRNFDIPLEPFSVINNSGIKGIIKYLIKMIFRYSVYNKRKLISKYKAK, from the coding sequence ATGTTCTACTACTGTACATTATTTGATTCCTTTTATCTGATTAAAGGTCTAACCATGTACAGGTCCCTGGAAAAATCATGTGATAATTTTCATCTCTATATTTTTGCATTTGATGATAGAAGCTATAATATTCTAAATAAACTAAAACTTCAAAAAGCAACCATTATATCACTTTCGGAATTTGAAGATGATAAGTTATTAGCTGTTAAACCCACAAGAACCAAAGCTGAATATTGCTGGACTTGTACATCATCATCCATATTATATATAATTGAAAAGTATAATGTTCCCAACTGCACTTACATTGATGCCGATTTGTTTTTTTATCAAAATCCAAATGTGTTGTTCGATGAAATGAGCAGTAAATCTATACTCCTGACAGAACATCGCTACCCATTGAAATTCAACCGCGTTTCTTCCTCAGGAGTTTATTGCGTGCAATTCATCACTTTTGTGAATGACGAAAATGGAACGAAAGCGTTACGCTGGTGGCGAGATGCCTGCATTGACTGGTGTTTCAATCGGTATGAAGACGACAAATTTGGCGATCAAAAATATTTAGACGACTGGACAACGCGTTTCAAAGGTGTGCATGTATTACAGCATCTTGGAGGGGGAATTGCTGCATGGAATGTAGAGCAATACGAGTTCATTGAAAGAAAAAATAATCGAATACTTTTTTTTGACAAAACCTCAAAATCAAAATTTGAAGCAATATTTTATCATTTTCATCATGTAAGGTTTTTTAAAAATGATATCGTTGATTTAGGCTGGAGAGAACAATCACGCACAATAGTTGATAATTTATACGTGCCCTATTTTATTGAACTGGATGAAACAGAAAACATAATAAGGCAAGTTGACAGGAACTTTGATATCCCGTTGGAGCCCTTTTCAGTAATTAATAATTCCGGGATTAAAGGAATAATTAAATATTTGATAAAAATGATTTTTCGATACAGCGTTTATAATAAAAGAAAACTGATTTCAAAATATAAGGCAAAATGA
- a CDS encoding DegT/DnrJ/EryC1/StrS family aminotransferase codes for MIEYENLALANASFFAEFTKSFDKVLKSGWYILGGHVKIFEEEFARYNTVKHCIGVASGLDAITLSIAAFNFEKGSEIIVPSNTYVATILSVLQNNMKPVLVEPSLETYNIDSAKIEASITKKTKAIVAVHLYGKSCNMDPIMALCKKYNLKLIEDCAQSHGAKYKNKNTGTFGDFGAFSFYPTKNLGALGDAGAVVCNDDALASVILKLRNYGSEKKYYNELVGYNSRLDEVHAAFLSVKLKRLDEINDHKRKLASIYFKILKSDFIKPTVHPDYYDVFHIFCIRHPKRDDLKNYLQKNNIKTEIHYPVSPNSQTALKEMFKDEKYPISEEIHNTTLSLPISFCHTEEDIYNVAETMNKF; via the coding sequence ATGATTGAATACGAAAATCTTGCATTGGCTAATGCTAGCTTCTTTGCTGAATTCACAAAGAGTTTCGATAAGGTATTAAAATCGGGATGGTATATTTTAGGAGGTCATGTAAAAATATTCGAAGAAGAATTTGCACGCTATAACACTGTAAAACACTGCATCGGTGTTGCATCCGGATTGGATGCAATCACATTATCCATTGCTGCTTTCAATTTTGAAAAAGGAAGCGAAATTATTGTCCCTTCAAATACATATGTGGCAACTATATTGAGCGTGCTTCAAAACAACATGAAACCTGTTTTGGTAGAACCATCCTTGGAAACTTATAATATTGATTCTGCAAAGATTGAAGCGAGTATCACAAAAAAAACAAAAGCGATTGTCGCAGTTCATCTGTACGGTAAATCCTGCAACATGGATCCAATCATGGCTCTGTGCAAAAAATACAATCTTAAGTTAATTGAAGACTGCGCTCAATCACATGGCGCAAAGTACAAAAACAAAAACACAGGCACTTTTGGAGATTTTGGTGCATTCAGTTTTTATCCCACAAAAAACTTAGGTGCGCTTGGAGATGCAGGCGCTGTTGTCTGTAATGACGATGCGTTGGCATCAGTCATCCTTAAATTGAGAAATTACGGTTCTGAGAAAAAATATTACAACGAACTTGTCGGATATAATTCGCGGCTGGATGAAGTACATGCTGCTTTTCTTTCGGTTAAACTTAAACGTCTCGATGAAATCAATGATCACAAAAGAAAACTTGCTTCCATCTATTTTAAAATATTAAAATCCGATTTCATTAAACCCACCGTTCATCCGGATTACTACGATGTATTTCACATTTTCTGCATACGCCATCCAAAACGTGATGATCTGAAAAATTATCTTCAGAAGAACAATATTAAAACAGAAATACATTATCCCGTTTCGCCCAATAGTCAAACTGCTCTGAAAGAAATGTTCAAGGATGAGAAATATCCGATAAGCGAAGAAATTCACAATACTACTTTAAGTCTTCCGATATCCTTCTGTCACACCGAAGAAGATATTTACAACGTAGCAGAAACAATGAATAAATTTTAA
- a CDS encoding FdtA/QdtA family cupin domain-containing protein, whose product MAHLLNLKTFTDKRGNLTVIEKVIPFDIKRIFYIYGVDESTRGGHRHKKTIQAAICLQGSCTIFNNDNIKKEVFVLDSPDKCLILEPNDWHQMHRFSKDAILMVLASDFFDQKDYIFEKYND is encoded by the coding sequence ATGGCGCACCTATTAAACTTGAAAACTTTTACAGACAAACGCGGAAATCTTACGGTCATAGAAAAGGTTATTCCTTTTGACATAAAACGAATTTTTTACATTTATGGAGTTGATGAGTCAACCCGCGGGGGGCACCGCCATAAAAAAACTATACAGGCTGCAATCTGCCTACAAGGAAGCTGCACAATTTTCAATAATGATAATATTAAAAAAGAAGTTTTTGTTCTTGACTCTCCTGACAAATGTTTAATTCTTGAACCGAATGACTGGCACCAGATGCATCGTTTTTCAAAAGACGCAATATTAATGGTACTTGCTTCTGATTTTTTTGATCAAAAAGATTATATATTTGAAAAATACAATGATTGA
- a CDS encoding methyltransferase, TIGR04325 family: MIKEFIPPAFLNYMTGFFYGWNGNYSSWAEAKKKCSGYDSGIIFSKVKDALLKVKNGEAVFERDSVLFNKIHYSFPLLSALALIALKNNGKLNVLDFGGSLGSSYYQNKNLLKNINEFNWCIVEQPHFVKEGQKTFFDNNLHFFYDVQSCTAKYKIDVLLLASVLQYLESPYKFLDEIMLSNFEYLIIDRTPLLSKGEDRITVQKVPKNIYDAKYPCRILNEEKLLNYLSKHYELIFDFESRERINLRNTALKSYFFKRRK; this comes from the coding sequence ATGATAAAAGAATTTATACCACCTGCATTTTTGAATTACATGACCGGCTTTTTTTACGGGTGGAATGGAAATTACTCATCCTGGGCAGAAGCAAAAAAAAAATGTTCAGGTTATGACAGTGGTATAATTTTTTCAAAAGTAAAAGATGCTTTATTAAAAGTAAAAAACGGAGAAGCTGTTTTTGAAAGAGATTCTGTCCTTTTCAATAAAATTCATTACTCTTTTCCTCTCCTATCTGCTTTAGCATTAATTGCTCTGAAGAACAATGGGAAACTAAATGTTCTGGATTTCGGAGGCTCTTTGGGAAGCAGTTACTACCAGAATAAAAATTTGCTTAAAAATATCAATGAGTTCAATTGGTGCATTGTGGAACAGCCGCATTTTGTGAAAGAAGGACAAAAAACATTTTTCGACAATAATTTACATTTTTTTTATGATGTGCAAAGCTGCACGGCAAAATATAAAATTGATGTTTTGCTTTTGGCTTCCGTGCTTCAATATCTGGAAAGTCCATATAAATTCCTGGATGAAATCATGCTCAGTAATTTCGAATACCTGATTATTGACAGAACTCCTTTACTAAGTAAGGGCGAAGACAGGATTACTGTCCAAAAAGTGCCAAAAAATATTTACGATGCTAAATATCCATGCAGGATCCTAAATGAAGAAAAACTGTTGAACTATTTATCCAAACATTACGAATTGATTTTTGATTTTGAATCTCGCGAAAGAATAAATCTTCGCAATACTGCATTAAAAAGTTATTTCTTTAAACGAAGAAAATAA
- a CDS encoding class I SAM-dependent methyltransferase, with the protein MQKIKSYILQQLFHPGLTAFLINPFFLGKSAMYINIKKFSGFVSGKTLDVGCGSKPYVHLFSKVTSYTGMDIEQSGHTHQNEHIEVFYDGEHFPFEENSFDSLVFFEVLEHVFNPDKFFMQIKKVVKPGGHCLITIPFIWGEHEQPYDFARYSSFGLKHLFDAHGFEIVRHKKYLTDFRLIFLLINSYLYTTIKKYIPGLTAWIFIIPFSILNNLLGLLSYFFPRNIDLYFGNIYVLKNKKK; encoded by the coding sequence ATGCAAAAAATTAAATCTTATATATTGCAGCAATTATTTCACCCGGGACTGACAGCATTTTTAATTAATCCGTTCTTCCTGGGAAAAAGTGCCATGTATATTAATATTAAAAAATTCTCCGGATTTGTTTCGGGAAAAACATTGGATGTTGGCTGTGGAAGCAAACCGTATGTCCATCTTTTTTCAAAAGTCACTTCCTATACAGGTATGGATATAGAACAATCCGGGCATACCCACCAAAATGAACACATTGAAGTATTTTATGATGGAGAGCATTTCCCTTTTGAAGAAAATTCTTTTGATTCATTAGTGTTTTTTGAAGTGCTGGAACACGTTTTTAATCCGGACAAATTTTTTATGCAGATAAAAAAAGTTGTAAAACCAGGCGGGCATTGCTTGATTACAATTCCTTTTATCTGGGGAGAACACGAGCAGCCCTATGATTTCGCCCGCTATTCCTCATTTGGATTAAAACATTTATTTGATGCACATGGGTTTGAAATCGTCCGACACAAAAAATACTTAACTGATTTCAGATTGATTTTTTTATTAATAAATAGTTATTTATATACAACTATTAAAAAATACATACCAGGATTAACTGCATGGATCTTTATAATTCCGTTCAGCATTTTAAATAATTTGTTAGGATTGCTTTCATATTTTTTTCCTAGAAATATTGATCTGTATTTTGGCAATATCTATGTATTAAAGAATAAAAAAAAATAG
- a CDS encoding glycosyltransferase family 1 protein: MSYRFIRITDYYDGYLKSYYERFPGKSHLSYEEQHNHLKNDSVELTSSFGKYLRNMGVDAMEIIANAEPLQRAWAKEHNLNEYLTFQKLISEQIKYYKPDVVWVDPTKLLNKKWIQNLRNEVRSLKLIVGHICAPYNSEIADSFSSFDIMFTCAPCQQKELTDMGSTAELIYHSFDPSILESLKTETKNYPRIDFIFTGSLFTGYGLHKSRIEYIEKMLEEDINISIFGNLETRSRVLSKKGMYYAINFLKNIKCNFIINEISLLKKNINYGDEKINYYSNKLINSVKPPVFGLEMFKLLASSKICFNIHGEIAKKCAGNIRLFEATGTGTCLVTDWRENLTDLFDVEKEIVTYKSAEECMDKVKWLLNNPDEREKIAKAGQERTLKYHTVENRAAVIDKILRNSL, encoded by the coding sequence GTGAGCTATAGATTTATCAGGATTACGGATTACTACGATGGATACCTAAAAAGTTATTATGAAAGGTTTCCTGGCAAGTCTCATTTATCTTACGAAGAACAACATAATCATTTAAAGAATGACTCGGTTGAACTGACAAGTTCTTTCGGTAAATATTTAAGAAACATGGGAGTTGATGCCATGGAAATTATTGCAAATGCGGAACCTTTGCAGCGAGCCTGGGCTAAAGAACATAACCTCAATGAATATTTAACTTTTCAGAAATTAATATCCGAACAAATTAAATATTATAAACCTGATGTTGTTTGGGTCGATCCTACTAAATTATTAAATAAGAAATGGATTCAGAATTTAAGAAATGAGGTTCGTTCACTTAAGTTAATTGTGGGCCATATTTGCGCACCCTATAATTCAGAAATAGCCGATTCATTTTCTTCTTTTGATATTATGTTTACTTGTGCCCCATGCCAGCAAAAAGAACTTACTGACATGGGATCAACTGCTGAATTAATTTATCATTCTTTTGACCCTTCAATTCTGGAATCATTAAAAACAGAAACAAAGAATTATCCCAGAATAGATTTTATTTTTACAGGTTCTTTGTTTACAGGATATGGATTGCATAAATCAAGAATAGAGTATATTGAAAAGATGCTTGAAGAAGATATTAACATAAGCATATTTGGAAATTTAGAAACCAGATCCAGAGTGCTTTCAAAAAAAGGCATGTATTATGCGATTAATTTTCTGAAAAATATTAAATGCAATTTCATAATTAATGAGATATCTCTCTTAAAAAAGAATATAAATTATGGAGATGAAAAGATTAATTATTACTCAAACAAATTAATTAATTCTGTAAAACCACCTGTATTTGGCTTGGAAATGTTTAAACTTTTAGCTTCATCAAAAATTTGTTTTAATATACATGGAGAAATAGCTAAAAAATGTGCGGGCAACATCAGATTATTTGAAGCAACAGGAACGGGCACATGTCTGGTCACGGATTGGAGAGAAAATTTAACTGATTTATTTGATGTTGAAAAAGAAATTGTGACTTATAAATCTGCGGAAGAATGTATGGATAAAGTAAAATGGTTATTAAATAACCCTGATGAACGTGAAAAGATTGCTAAAGCCGGACAAGAAAGGACATTAAAATATCACACAGTAGAAAACCGAGCAGCAGTTATTGATAAGATTTTAAGAAATAGTTTATAG